One region of Chitinophaga varians genomic DNA includes:
- the lipB gene encoding lipoyl(octanoyl) transferase LipB, giving the protein MEKQEIIVRDLGKIDYQEAWDYQEQLLKENVQLKAQTPDQWPKPTTNYLLFCEHPPVYTLGKSGHMENLLLSQEELQQQGIGFVPTNRGGDITFHGPGQIVGYPIIDLENFFTDIGKYLRYLEEVVIRTLAEYGVTGDRSPGETGVWLDPHDKAKARKICAMGVRCSRWVTMHGFALNVNTHMHYFDNIIACGIADKQVASLDKELGRQVPEEEVKAKLKKHFAEVFGAAII; this is encoded by the coding sequence ATGGAAAAGCAGGAAATTATCGTCAGGGACCTTGGCAAAATAGATTATCAGGAAGCCTGGGACTACCAGGAACAGCTATTGAAGGAAAATGTGCAACTGAAGGCCCAAACACCCGACCAGTGGCCGAAACCAACCACCAACTACCTTCTTTTCTGTGAACATCCGCCGGTATATACGCTGGGTAAAAGCGGGCACATGGAAAATCTGCTGCTGAGCCAGGAAGAGTTGCAGCAACAGGGGATAGGCTTCGTGCCGACCAACCGCGGCGGCGACATTACCTTCCACGGTCCCGGCCAGATAGTGGGGTATCCCATCATCGACCTCGAAAATTTTTTCACGGATATCGGCAAGTACCTGCGTTACCTCGAAGAGGTAGTGATCCGCACGCTGGCGGAATATGGTGTCACCGGCGACCGGTCACCGGGAGAAACAGGTGTATGGCTCGATCCGCACGATAAAGCCAAAGCCCGTAAAATCTGTGCCATGGGCGTACGCTGCAGCCGCTGGGTAACCATGCACGGCTTTGCCCTCAATGTGAATACACATATGCATTACTTCGATAACATCATTGCATGCGGTATCGCAGATAAACAAGTGGCTTCACTGGACAAGGAATTGGGCCGCCAG